A single region of the Salvelinus sp. IW2-2015 linkage group LG20, ASM291031v2, whole genome shotgun sequence genome encodes:
- the LOC111981009 gene encoding LOW QUALITY PROTEIN: progestin and adipoQ receptor family member 3-like (The sequence of the model RefSeq protein was modified relative to this genomic sequence to represent the inferred CDS: inserted 4 bases in 3 codons): MPQKLKLHKSSHYIELGSYQYWPVLVPRGIRLYTFEQIPLFLKENPYITDGYRAHLTSKLCLKSIFVLSNETVNIWTHLLGFLLFFLLGVNDKMSTVLPASGANREDYVIYCIGLFCFQCCMLCSVGYHLFSCHRSEETCHRWLALDYAGISVGILGCYIPGVFYAFYCNIFWRQVYLVIVLALILAIFSAQIHPHYLSKEWQHLRTAIXCSVAGYGXIPAVHWVWLNGGFSSAVVQLFLPRVIVMYLIAGLXVLFYISKIPERCFPGQLNYLGASHQVWHVLVVFMFYWWHQTAVYIMNFRHNQPCPPLYTSSG; the protein is encoded by the exons ATGCCTCAAAAACTCAAGTTACACAAGAGTAGTCACTACATTGAGCTGGGGAGTTACCAGTACTGGCCAGTTCTGGTGCCTCGGGGAATACGCCTGTACACATTTGAACAGATCCCGTTGTTCTTGAAAGAAAACCCTTACATTACAGATGGATACAGAGCACActtgacatcaaaactatgtttaAAAAG CATCTTTGTGCTGTCCAATGAAACAGTCAACATATGGACTCATCTGTTGGGCTTCCTCCTGTTCTTCCTACTGGGGGTGAATGACAAAATGTCTACAGTCCTGCCGGCTTCAGGTGCCAACAGAGAAGACTATGTCATCTACTGCATAGGACTTTTCTGCTttcag TGTTGTATGCTGTGTTCAGTGGGGTATCACCTCTTTTCCTGCCACCGCTCAGAAGAGACGTGTCACCGCTGGTTGGCGCTGGACTATGCTGGAATCTCTGTGGGAATCCTGGGCTGTTACATTCCAGGGGTCTTCTATGCCTTCTACTGCAACATT ttCTGGAGACAGGTGTACTTGGTGATTGTTCTAGCGTTGATATTGGCCATATTCTCGGCTCAGATCCACCCTCACTACCTCTCTAAGGAGTGGCAACACCTGCGGACCGCCA TCTGCTCTGTGGCTGGCTACG TCATCCCCGCTGTCCACTGGGTCTGGCTCAATGGAGGCTTTAGCTCCGCTGTCGTCCAG TTGTTCCTCCCTCGTGTGATTGTGATGTATTTGATAGCTGGACT CGTTCTCTTCTACATCTCTAAAATCCCAGAACGCTGCTTCCCAG GTCAGCTGAACTATCTGGGAGCCAGCCACCAGGTGTGGCATGTCCTGGTAGTGTTTATGTTCTACTGGTGGCACCAGACTGCTGTGTATATAATGAACTTCAGACACAACCAGCCATGccctcctctctacaccagtaGTGGCTAG